The Triticum urartu cultivar G1812 unplaced genomic scaffold, Tu2.1 TuUngrouped_contig_3838, whole genome shotgun sequence genome contains the following window.
GCCCTACCCCCACCCATTTTTTAAATGTGTTTTCCTTCTACATTTCAGTTTTCTATTTAATTTCTTTTTGTCTTACTACGCTCATTTAAAACTTTCTGGTGTTGGAGTTAATATACGAAAAACAAGTACAAGGGAACAAAATTTGGtcacatcactattgggccagtaCCCTAAAACGGGATACTCTAAACACCGACGGAATAGCTTAAAATGGCATGCATGTCCTGTCGAATTAAGCCTTTTCTATGCTTGGTGTATGCTAGGCAGGACAAAAAGAAAAATAGAATAGTTAGCCACTTGATAAGGCCCAAAGCGCGTATAGTACTGGTACACGATCACGGCCGGCAAATATTTTAATCACACTTTGATCTCTCAATCTCCATTGCTAAGCTGCCGATTTCATAACAACATATTGACGGTTGATGCTAGCGCGTTCAGCAGAGAGTTTAAAATTATGGTCTTGACTTTTGGTCGCCACGAGCTATGCAAAACTATACATATTTGCGTTCACACTCTATATGTAATGTAGACCTGACCGTGACGTGTGTAGGAGTTGTCAATTCACCTAATTTCAGCACTTTAGCATAGCTAGTGGCAATTATTTTAATGAAGATGTAGTTGTGGCAATTAGTTCACTGAAGATGTAGTAATGCGTTTATGATTTCGTTCGATGTAATTAAGATGACGAGAGTGACACAATAACAGTCAAATTAAGCAATCACATGTGGCATTTCATCACCTCGGCCCGGGAGAGATCCACTAAACACACCATAGTTTAAAGTCGTAATCTCATGATCTTTTGATCAGGATATCATGTTTGTGGGCATCAGAGCGATGGAGAGGCTGGGAACCTCCTTTAAAAAAAGTCATGCCAAACTTGGCACTTTGTAAAAGTTAACATTGTTATCCAAGTGCAATATTTATCCATTTAAATCTATGAGGGGGCTGATCCACATGTTGTTTTGCATAAAGTTATTTTTTTACATTTAGCAGAGCTATTGTTGTGAGAAACAATCACTATCGGAAAGAATCCAATAAAAGAGTACTGATATGAAAAGAAGTAAATACGGCAGTCACTTCCACGCGCCAAATAAAATACATAGAAATGGACGTGTAGATTGATTCCTTCCTGGTGACTTTTCGGCCCAGCCCAATCACCCTCTGGCGACGAGGAAGAAAGCGAAGTGGAGCATGGGTCCAAACGCCATCACATCTTCATTCGGCACGTTTACATGCATTTAACATCGACCTAGCTCTACCTTTCATGTTTCATCCATCACTTCTCTTTTTCTTTTGGAACATAAACATTAATATATTTGCTGAGTCAATACGTAGTATATATTCATCTTTTTTGGCGGGTTATATATATTCATTTGTTAGGCACGATTCATAGTTTACTCGATCTTTCTACCATACGCACCCTGACATCCACATATATTGTCTTCTGTTTCGTACAAAGTTTCATTAGTTTAGAAACTAGAATTTGCTTTTTGTCAAAGAATTATTAACCTAACTGTCAATGTCAGGCCAAAGTATTGATGTTGAAGGTATTTGTTCCTTTCCCCAATTAATTTGTTCTCAACGTGCAAGTGCAAAATATACGAGTCTGAGAAAGGCCTCATGCATCCACGAGGTCTAATTTCTTTAATCTGGCCGGAACCACTAGCTAACAAAGGAACTAATATTTATATGTCATGGCAAAATTGCGGCTGTTTAGTTAAATAATTATTGTTATGTCACACTGGTCTTTTGGTCCCAGACGTGCGGCCCATAACCAGGATACATGTTGCACAACTCACGGATTTGTTCAGGTATCTCCATCATGCAATTACAGAAGCAATATTTACCACAATCTAGATATCGAGCAATTAGTACATGGAATGGAATGCATTCCAAAAATTATTTTCCGAAAAAGTTCTCTAGCGATGTACTGAGTACTTACACAGATCCTACTGGTTGGAGAGGGTGCATTGTGCATACACCGAGAAATATAAATGGAGCTTGTTGCGTTGTTGTGTTAGTATATTTACACCACATTTAAAATTCTATATTTTAACATGTACAACAAGCTATGGTAACCCAAAAATTGTTAATATAAATTATAGAGGGTGATTATAGATCGAAGATTTATCAACATTTTTTCATACATCGAGCATGCTGTGAGTTCAACACCTTTACTAGCTAGTTAAGATGTTTTCTTCCGTAATTGTAGTCGGTTAATGAACAGACATCATGTACCATTTGTGGGATGTTGATTTATACAGTTAAGTGTTTTTTTACACAAATCAACTTACTATCATACCAATGCTCCCAGTCGTTCCGAAATTCTCGAAACATCTATGCCAATTCTAGTGCTGAAGGCCTGCGCAATAACAAGAGATAATTTTTTAAAATTAGTTAACTTAATTGGATGTAAATTAGATAAATTTATAATTTGATATTTAGATGGAAACCAGTCCTCCATCACACAATGCAATTTTTCCACATACATTCTGGCCCCACGAGGGGACAAAAAAAAGAAGGAAATCAATTAAGACGTGTATGCCACGTTGTGTACATCCAAGGTTGTTTTCAAACTTCTTTTGTTTATTTCTATTGTTCTATAGTCTAATAAAATGAGTGGAGAGAATCTATACTAGTTCTGCAGTTTCACATACATACAGGGACTTATATTTTCTTTTGTGCCTTTTACTTCTATATGTGTTGTTAATTCAGTTCAGGTACATTAGAAACTAAGATTACCCGTCAGATAAGTATGAACACATATTTTTTATAAGGCTATTGATCCAAGGTTCCAAAATAATATTTTGAGACAAAAATCATTTCATTCAGAAAATGATGCTTTTAATGATACAACTTTCATGCCACATAAACTATATTTTATTGGCATAATTAATTATTGGTCGAAACCTGAATCCTAGGACTTGTTTGTGCATTACGTATTGCAACATATGTACATACCCGGGAGTGTATAGTGTAGAATATTACGTGGGCAGCAACATAGTGATTAGCGTTGATGATGACGGCCCCTTCTTCCTCAAGGATGGTGATCACCTCATGGAGCTTGATAGGCCTCTCCGTGCTGCATATCAGCCTCACCTCCATACTTGCATCGTCAGATTGCCGCACCTCCACTACCGGTGGTGATGCCTCAATTTTTTCCCCTTCTTCTGGTGACCCTGCACCGCTGCTCGTGGTAGCGGTGATAGTGGCCGTCGAGATGCCACTAACTCCTAGTAAGGTAGAGATGGCTTCTGCAGAGGTCTTCTTCTGTTGTAGCTCATCGACCCGTTCCTTGAGCTTCTTGATGTATGATGCCGCCACATCCAGGTTGCCTAGCTGGGTCATTGTATCCTATATATGCATTTTAAAGGAAGAATAATATGAATGCATTATGAAGTGAATTTAACCTTTTTTTATTTGATGACATGATTTCGTTGGCTGATGGCCATCCCTTTTTTTTTTGACAATGGGCGAGTTGTATTTTTTTTCCAGTCTATTTATGGTGATGCATCGCTCAAATACAGAGGCCGGGGGCAAGCCtcctttttcaaaaaaaatttatGGTGATGCATGTGATTACACATAACAAACCTTTTGGATTTGAAACTGTATTATTCATAGCATCTCGTAAACCCATAGTTTCAAACAGCATGCTGTCTCGGCGCTATAGCTTTTAGAGGGGCATCATGCTAAGTCGATTAGCGTGCTATAGCGCAGCACCCGTTATAGCACTAGTTCAGCGCGCCGACGCTTCTGCCACTAGTTGCCATAACCCACTATTTAAAACTTAGCGTAAAACAAATTGTCGATTTCCTTCAATCCACAGTGTGTTTTTACTTTGCACTTGTTCTCGTACCTCGACAAGCAATGAACTCCAAAAATACTACTATTAAAGTGAAAATAAATGCCCAACAAACACTCTCAATTACAATTCTCAACTTAAATACTCACAATATATAAACTCATTACTTCGTGGACAGGATGAGATCATGATATAAACATGGATAATTGGAGAGAAACAACAAGCTAGCTATCAATTATATATATACAAAAGAACAAGCTAGCTATCACACTGTTCAGTTATATGTAATGACAAAAAAAATAGCATGTGAAGAGAAGTGTGTTCTTAATTACAGAGTGGGGGAAGTATTCTTTTGGGATGCAGGACGCGAGCTTCTCACAGAGCgccttcatgcgctgcctcctctccctctccaacTGCTTCTTCTCCACCGGTACCGCCGTGCCGCCCCTCGCGCTGGTCCTCGCCGGCTTTGCCTTCACCTCCATCTACCTTAGCAGGGAGAGACCAATCAGCAGCCGCGGTCTTAATACTCTAGATTGTAATTTAACATAATGGAGAAGAAAATACCGAGGTGCAGGCAGCTACGAGCTTCATGGCGGCAGCTCTGGCTAGGCAGGATGAGATGGAGGAAGAAGAACGAGTGCCTGTGTGGCGTGGCCGGCCGGAAGGGACCTGATGATAAATGCTAGGCCTATGGGAGCATGGCAAATATGCCAGGTATATATTGTATTAAAAAAAGTGAGGTATATGTGTGGCTACAGTAGTGGGTCTCAGTACGTGCACATGCTACAGTAGTGGTTGGAGAGGGATGGAGAAATTTCAACGGAGCTTTGCAGCTGCGTTGTTGTTGTTATGCTAGCAGCTAGCAGCGTACGAACGTATTGCAAAGCTCGTGTGTTTGGGTGACAAAGGTGAAAGCATGGATCCATTGGTTAAACACACGTCCTAGCATGCATGCATGATTCAGTGCAAGTGGGAGTGGGCCTTCTTCCATCACAATAAATTTACTGTAAGAAAAAGAAGAGCTCTTTTTTGTAGGGAAAAAAAGAGCTCTAACGCAGTGATGTGTAAAATCGGCCGGTTGAAGAGGGGGATATTCTCTTAGAGCAATGCTAAAAATGTTTATGTTGTAAAAAGTCGATCGTAGAGAGAATGGACTCTCTTTGCGCGGTACACCACCATTGTGATTTCTTAAGCCGCCATTAGCTCTCTACTTTAGCCTGCTGAACAGTTAGATACCCCAACGGGGAGCCGTGTTGATCCACCGTCCTTGTGGTTGAACGCACCTTCTAGTTTTATCTTTATATTTTTAATAACGGACGATTTAAACCCGATTTAATAAGGTTAATAAAGCTAGCCCGAAGGCCTTCTCATAGAAGAAAATTCTGCCAAATAACATTTTTTTATGCTACTGTGTTTACTCTCCTGGCCGCGGAATAGCTACTGTACACTATTTTTTTTACGCTACTATAGTAAACAAAACTCACACACGTTTTACGGGTGGCCGTACCTTGGCCACGCCCCAGACCAAGTTGTGGACCCAGAGCAAGACAGATGCATGCCAAATAAGTGCATTTAGGCCAAGTTCTGGACCATGGACCATGCACCAGAGCCAAGCGTTCGCTAGCAGATTCTGTAAAATCTTTTTACGAGAGCGTGATACCTCACGCAAAATTGGTTCCTTAAATTGGTACTGCAATTTGAATGAAAATTTTGCGCTAGAACATGTTCATCACCATGGTGCATACATCACCGGGAGAGATACATTCGAAGTCGGTGGAACGAGGAGGTCTGAATGGCGGGGTTACAATTTGATAAGATTGGTGCAGCGAGGCCCGAGTCCGTGCAGAGATGAAGTCGGCATGTGTAGCGGCGAGGGGTCTTATGCCGAGTGATtatgtgatccgtgtacacaaaATAGTACAAACCAAAATAATAATTTTTTGAAATAATTTAATACATGCTGAAGAAATAATTGGATCCGGCAGCACCAATAGTTTATTATAAAAAACAATGTATATATGTGGCCGGCTACAGTAGTGGAACCAACGCTTTGACGTGAGCATAGCATAGGTAGTCTTGTTTTGCCGAACCATGGCCAAGCCAAAGGGCGTGGGAAGAGCGGTGGACAAGGGAGAGAGGTGGTGGATGGGATCGGGCTGGCGGCACGGAGAGGGCGGAGGTGAATGTGGCTAGGGTTGGGGGACGCCGGTCGACTTAAATAGTCGGATCTGGTTTCGGGCGACGAGCTGGAGTGGCGTTATGAGGCGTTTACACCCCCACCAGATGAGACGTCCATCAGGCCATCGGGTTTCTGAGCGACTCCATGTGGGACCCATCGTCATTCTGACGTGACGGACGTGCCAAGACGCACTCAGGCGCCCCCATACCCGTCCCATATTTAggctggatatgaggggtgtCGGTCACCCCGGGTGTTTGAGGCCCATTTAGGAAGCCCGCCTGGGTCGCATATTCGTGACCGGTCAGTGATCGGGCCGTCCGCCCAGGCGTTTGGGACGGGTTTGGGACGCCCAACCGTAGATGCTCTTAATGTAGAATATAATGTAGAATAAGTTTACCAGAATAGGACCTCAACTTTCATTTGGTTTAGTGGAAGTTTTGCTTCCCATAAACTTTTGACGGCAAGCTAGCCACCTACCCGTCGAGGCGGTGGACACGACGCTTGCTCGGCTCTGCCATCATCACAAAGAGGTCCAGGGACTAGGCATATGTCAGGTCCAGGACTGCCGCGATATGTGGCGGTGGGACGGCTGCGAACTTCGACCAGGGCGGTGCGTTGCACCTGCCCCACAGGCTCTGCTCCTTGTCGGCGTACTCTAGCGTCATTAGGGTGCTCCGGGACGACGAGTTGCTACCGCTGCCTAGGTAGTGGCGAATGCGGCCGCGTGCCTACGCAGTGATCGGCGCTCCTCCTTGATGTGGCATGGCAGCAGAGAGAGCTACAACTCCTTCATGCAGCATGGTGGCAAAGAGAGCCGCTCCTCCTCTACGCGCCGGGCGGCAAGAGGGGCTCCTCCTTGACGCGGCGTTCGGTATGGACGCTGCGGTTGCGATGGGGAGAGCGCGGAGGGGAGGGGCGCTCTGGCTTTCACGCGGAGTAGGGTCTCCGATGGCGCCACAGGGCCGTTGACATGGAGGACGGAGCGATGGAGCATTACCTCCATCTGCTGCTCGCACTACTTATCCGTGATGGTGAACAATGGCACATGACTCGCGGCTGGTCCTCCTTGTCGTTAGAGGAGATGACGATCTCCGCCTTCTGCGAGGAGCCGCCCGTCGACGAGGATGACGGCCTGGAGTTCGAGGGCGGTGGCGCCAAGATCCTCCGGAGCCGCCGCTGCCGGCGCCGAGGCCCACGACTTGCCCGCAACCATCCCCTGGGTTTGCCTCCGGTTTGCGGGTGCGGGAAAGTGCGTACGGATGGCTGAGCGAATCGATACAGGACCGCGTTGAATGGAAGAACACGTCCGGAGGTATGCAGGCGGTCTCATGGTCCGGATTGTACTTGCTCTCTCTTCCGTATAAGCGGCTATAAGCCTGCTATTATACTTGCTCgtctgtttgtcattgtgctgtTGTGTTTATTACTCCCTCTGTCTCCATACTTGTTAGTACTAGGACTActtatagtggggagtaacttcgactagtaacatgcatattTTACTAGTCTATGTTATTACCTTCATAGTGGGGAGTACCATATGTGTGGTATCATGGAACACTTaatttattagcttgtagactcatttTGGTTGGTGTGTGATGTTACTTATAGTATGTCATTTCTCTCCTCATTAAATCATTAAATCATTGTCAGATAAGTAAATTTAGTGAGTTGGACCTTATATTATTGCTGAAGTTACTCACATTGTGGGTAGTCTAAAGTTGATACGAAATTGAGTAACTTATTTTAGGACCGAGGGATAGAAGTGAGTAATGATGGGCTCGATCCCCATGCCGCCCGGCGCCGTGGCACCGCATTAGTTCAGGCTGCTTCCAATGGATTGGTGCTTACATGAGGTGCTAAGCATATTAAATACTTTAGCAACTAAAGAttccaatgcataggtgcttaatTTGTTGATGCTAAGTACCATTCATTTAATGATTTTGCAACTAAAGTTCTTCATGCATTGGTGGGATCCTTCCATTTAAGTGTTTTGCCTAGGTTCTCGCGCTTGACATTGTTTCTTTCTGGGATCACCACACTCATCTTTTCTTcttagactagccacaatggagagtaacatacactagtaacatacacagatccctagactatgttactaccttcatagtgggtagtaacataggtGTGGTGTCATGCAAAGCTCCATTTATTATGTTATAGACTCATactgcattgggacatgtgatgttacaggAACTACTCCCTCCATCACAGTTTGTTGGGCGCATCTTGAAAACCAGATTTTTTCACAATCCCACAGAAATAGGGCGCATCTCATTAACTATCCTATTAATTGGGGCGCATTAGGCTGCTTCCATTTCTCTTCCTTAACCGCATGCAAGTGTGAACATGAATGATTTGTGCAGCGCATGCAAGTGTGAACATGAGTGCAAGTGGGAATCAGTTTCTTTATTTTCTCGGCATGGCCTCCCGCAGCATGCAAGTGTGAACATGAGTGCATGCAAGTGTGAACATGAGTGCATGTGAGgcctcctctccctctctctccttcgGCTCCTTTTTCATTTTGTGTTTGCATTCACAAGTGTAGGCAGCAGGGTACTATAAAACCCCATATGTTTGAGTCCATGTGGCACACAAACCCGAACCAATGGACTGCAAGGATGGCCTAGGCGTGGTGGAGGTTCCTGCCATGGAGGAGATGCAAGGCGTGGTGGAGGTTCCTGCCATGGAGGAGGTGCAAGGCGTGGTGGAGGTTCCTGCCATGGAGGAGGTGCAAGGCGTGGTGGAGGTTCCTGCCATGGAGGAGATGCAAGGCGTGGTGGAGGTTCCTGCCATGGAGGAGGTGCTAGGCGTGCTCGACGTTCATGTCGTGAAGGAGGTGGTGCAAGAGCAAGAGGTCGGAGGGCCGGTGCAAGAGCAAGAGGTGGTACGCAAAACCTACTCCAACCCGACCTCAACTTGTGAGGTGTGTATTCATACGGCTTTGTGCCTCAAGTGTGGCATTCGCGGTGAGGCTTCCATATTCCTTTGCTTAGGATGTAGGCTCTCGGTACCAAAAGATTTGCGTTCTTGCGAGTCGTGTGGAAATCCTTGCCTCTGTGACAATTTTTGGTGCAAAGATTGTGCGTCTACGGTGGCGATAAACAAAGATGGGGTATGCATAAGGTGACGTCGCAACCCATCTATCTATCTCGAGGACGAAAAGAAAGCGCATAATGTGCCGGATAGTCAAGTTTAGATTCACCGGATGATGAAAATAAAGTGAGTTATAATGGTTTTATATGCTTCAAGTTTATAACATTACATGATCTTATGTAAGGAAGTGATGGAGGGAGTATTGCCATATGATCTTATGTAAGAAAGTGAGTATGAATATGGTTTTATATGATCTTATGTTTAATATGATCTTTTCATGTAATGTTATATGAAAATGGTTCAATGATAAGCATAAATTTTTCAGTTCAAAACAGTCCAGTACACACCACTCAAATGCACCCTCAAAAACCAAACACACAAGGGAGTAAGGTTAATGAAACTAATACTCGAATAGTAGCACCATCACATGAGGCAGTACAAAACAGGCCACAAAATATTTGATAAGGTTAATGAAACTAATACTCCAACTGTAGCACCATCACATGAGGCAGTACAAATCATGTTGAGTTCAAGAACTCAATTGCCTGCTCAACATATTCTCGATCAATCGTCAAACGAACCGGGAGAAGTCCTTTTCTCTCTAATGCTTTTTTCTTCAAGTGAGGAACCGCGTAGTGGATAGACCCCTTGTGCTTGATGATCTCTCTCATGCATGCTTGATGACTCAACCAGATCCTATTGAGCTTTTGATGGGGGTACTCAGCTAGGGATTGATTAACCTATGACACATAACAGCAAGAAAACTCAAATCAGTACATAAGCAAGTAGCTATGTATCACAAATAACATATAAATACTCAAATGGAACATTGCAAGACCTTTTGGACAATCTCAGCTAGGGTCTTGGGCATCTTTCTATGGAACATGGCTTGAATTGAGGCAAACCAACCAAGATCTAATATGTTTGTGTCAGGAGAATTAGGTGGTTGGTATATCATCCTAATATCCCAACCACCCCTAGCAGCTTCCTGCAAAAAAAGTGGATCATCTGGTTTTATATGAGTCCTTGCATTGTCCTGCTGTACGTAGATGGTGTTCCATCTATCGCTCTCAGGCCACTTTTCCTTTATAGCCGGCAATACGTATTTCACTAAGTATTCCCGACTTTTCTCCCTGTCCACTGTATGGCAAGGCTTCAGCTCCCATGTCCCTCTCAACCTATGGATATAGAAATAAAGTAAATAATGTGCACATAAAAATTTAGCAGAAAGTAGGAGTAGTAACAAGAACAATTGCGGACCTGTTTTGACTCTTCTTTTTTGCTTGCACCCACTCTGTGTAAGCCCAAACCCCAATCTTGCCATCAAAAACACAATTGCCTTGAGCATCATACCTTGGTCTAGCCATTGCGGACAAGAACATAATTTTTTGAATGTGGTTTTTATGTTTACATTCCCGGTGTGGTGCATTCTCTCTATGGCTCAAATACATGTTCCGGGTCTTCTGCGTGTGATAAAACCATTTCTCATCTATATGAACCACATCCATATCAGCCCTAAATGTGGGTTTGATACCGCTTAGGGATGTTAGGCTACATGGCTCAAGATGCTTAAGAGCATACTCCACACGAGCCCTTTGATTTTCATCAGTCAAGGCAGGCTTCAATTCACTCGTTATTCGTCTAATTTCCTTCATCTTCAACCTACAAGAAAATATAACAACCTATATATCAATGACATACACATTTGACATGTAGAAAATTGACATATATCAATGTATAACGCTCACCTTCGCCAAACAGTGGAAGTTGACACGTTCATATGTCCAGCAACTTGTTCTAATGTTGTTCTCTCTCCAGGTGGGATGGCCTTCAATGCATCTATGTTGAAATTAATCTTCTTCCTTCCTGATTTGAGCTTCCGATTGTTTTTGACCCCAGTAATGCCACCGCCTCTTTTAGCCTCCTGCCATACCCTTTGCACTATCCTCCTAGGACAAATACAAACTACCGCAACAGCTTTATAAACTCCATGCTTCAACCTTTTACTCGTACCATTACGGGCAATGATCTCAGCATATATGTGACGCTTGTCATCGGTACTGTACTGTCttcttgtctccttgttcgacATAACATCTAGATGCATTCGAGAAATAATTAGACAAACAAAAAATATGGAATATCAGTGAAAGACAAATATGTTCTAAATGTGCTTACTCAAATCGATAGGTTGTCTTTGGGTTTGAACAGCCTCTTGACTAGGAGGGTATTCGTCGGCATGGGAAAAATTTGGGTTGTATCCAGTACCTCGGTAGCCAATGGTACCCTCATTTCCACCAATACCTTGTAGTAACAGAAAAGGAAACATATTAACCATGAGATTTTAGTTGATAATGTACATGAAAATTACTGTCTATGATTACAAGGCCGAACCTGTTGTGTTCTCTCCATTCATCATGTTGAGTTCTAGACCGAAGCCAGTTCCTTGGATCATGCACACGTGACAAGAGAACACATATTACTACCAAACCAGAAGCATGATCTTGATTCAAGGGCAAACCACAAAAATTGCATGATCTACGAGACTAGAGGGTTTAGGGTTTACCTTCTGTGCTTCCACCATGGGAGGATCCTTCTCTGCTCCGATTGCCACCGGCGCCGGTACTGAACGTGAAGCCCAGGGactcgctgccgccgccgccaaaCGATATCCCGCCGCCACCGCCAAACGAGATCGCGCCGCTGCCATTGATGAGGTTAAACCCCACGAACGTAGAACTGCCGATCCCTCCGCTGCCTGTACCAGCCTCGCCGACGGAGGCACTCCAGTTCGAGGAACCAGCCTCGTTAGGTGCCGGAGGGCGAGATGGGCATGCGAGGCCAACGCGCCGTCGAGGCAAAGTAGTCGGAGGAGGAAGATGCTCGAAACCAGCCGTGCCGATGGAGAAGGAAGGAACACCCGCGCGTCCGGTGAGACCAAGAGGAGGAAGTCCTCCGGGCGGCGGTGCTCTGGGCTGGAAAGCGACCCTAGAAAGCCCACGGAGGCcaagaggaggaggccggcgatcTGCTGCACCTTGCTGCGGTGGCGCCATTGGAGAGAGGAGAGAAGATGAGCGCTGTCTGTTCGTGTCCCTCCTTCGCCGCAGCTACTTATAGAGCGGAACACCGGCGGGTACATCGGCGGGAGCTATTTCAACTCCGAAAATTTCGTTTTAGATTTGGCAGCGGAGATCGGCGGGAGATTTTGATCGCCAAAAAGGAAACTGTGCGGGGGAGAAAGGAAAGTGCGCGGGGAGAAAGGAAGGCGCGGGAGGAAGAAGGAAACTCGCTAAAATCTCGCTCTAAACCGTCTCCACCAATCCATGCGATCGGCTCCTTCTTTTACCGGACGGGGAGGTTACAAAGCGTTGGTTTAACGATTTATTAGGCGCATCTCCTTCAATTGAGCAGCTCCAGCGCCTTCTTAATTCCTACCAATCACACCTCACCTTGGGCTCAGAGATACGCGAGATACGCCCAACAAACTGTGATGGAGGGAGTAGCTAAGTTACTAGAACTACCTCCCtcttcattaactcattgccacatagaCAAATTTGTTTAGTTGGACTTGAAGTTACTGCtaaagttactcccactatggctagtcTTAATTTCCTTGCCACATTATATTTTTTGCCTACATGACAGTCTTAACACCTGTATAAGGTAGAGCATTGGGAGGCGCCTCAGTCAATAATTGATGGAAGCGAACGAACTGCAGGAAAATGTCTCATCGAATCGCATGCATGCGTCACGCCGGTGACGCAAGCAAGGCTGACGAACCCCAAGAT
Protein-coding sequences here:
- the LOC125527425 gene encoding transcription factor bHLH167-like isoform X4, which produces MKLVAACTSMEVKAKPARTSARGGTAVPVEKKQLERERRQRMKALCEKLASCIPKEYFPHSDTMTQLGNLDVAASYIKKLKERVDELQQKKTSAEAISTLLGVSGISTATITATTSSGAGSPEEGEKIEASPPVVEVRQSDDASMEVRLICSTERPIKLHEVITILEEEGAVIINANHYVAAHAFSTRIGIDVSRISERLGALV
- the LOC125527425 gene encoding transcription factor bHLH168-like isoform X2, with amino-acid sequence MKLVAACTSMEVKAKPARTSARGGTAVPVEKKQLERERRQRMKALCEKLASCIPKEYFPHSDTMTQLGNLDVAASYIKKLKERVDELQQKKTSAEAISTLLGVSGISTATITATTSSGAGSPEEGEKIEASPPVVEVRQSDDASMEVRLICSTERPIKLHEVITILEEEGAVIINANHYVAAHVIFYTIHSRAFSTRIGIDVSRISERLGALV
- the LOC125527425 gene encoding transcription factor bHLH167-like isoform X1, with protein sequence MKLVAACTSMEVKAKPARTSARGGTAVPVEKKQLERERRQRMKALCEKLASCIPKEYFPHSDTMTQLGNLDVAASYIKKLKERVDELQQKKTSAEAISTLLGVSGISTATITATTSSGAGSPEEGEKIEASPPVVEVRQSDDASMEVRLICSTERPIKLHEVITILEEEGAVIINANHYVAAHVIFYTIHSRVCTYVAIRNAQTSPRIQVSTNN
- the LOC125527425 gene encoding transcription factor bHLH167-like isoform X3, which encodes MEVKAKPARTSARGGTAVPVEKKQLERERRQRMKALCEKLASCIPKEYFPHSDTMTQLGNLDVAASYIKKLKERVDELQQKKTSAEAISTLLGVSGISTATITATTSSGAGSPEEGEKIEASPPVVEVRQSDDASMEVRLICSTERPIKLHEVITILEEEGAVIINANHYVAAHVIFYTIHSRVCTYVAIRNAQTSPRIQVSTNN